One window of the Canis aureus isolate CA01 chromosome 1, VMU_Caureus_v.1.0, whole genome shotgun sequence genome contains the following:
- the RRAS gene encoding ras-related protein R-Ras has translation MSSGAASGTGRGRPRGGGPGPGDPPPSETHKLVVVGGGGVGKSALTIQFIQSYFVSDYDPTIEDSYTKICTVDGVPARLDILDTAGQEEFGAMREQYMRAGHGFLLVFAINDRQSFNEVGKLFTQILRVKDRDDFPIVLVGNKADLETQRQVPRSEASAFGASHHVAYFEASAKLRLNVDEAFEQLVRAVRKYQEQELPPSPPSAPRKKDGGCPCVLL, from the exons ATGAGCAGCGGGGCGGCGTCCGGGACAgggcgggggcggccccggggcggggggccggggcccggggacCCCCCACCCAGCGAGACACACAAGCTGGTGGTCGTGGGCGGCGGCGGCGTGGGCAAGAGCGCGCTGACCATCCAGTTCATCCAG TCCTACTTTGTGTCTGACTACGATCCCACCATCGAAGACTCCTATACGAAGATCTGCACGGTGGATGGTGTCCCGGCCCGGCTCGACA TCCTGGACACCGCAGGCCAGGAGGAGTTCGGTGCCATGCGGGAGCAGTACATGCGCGCTGGCCACGGCTTCCTGCTGGTGTTTGCCATTAATGACCGGCAGAG TTTCAACGAGGTGGGCAAGCTTTTCACGCAGATCCTCCGAGTCAAGGACCGAGACGATTTCCCCATCGTGTTGGTTGGGAACAAGGCTGATCTGGAGACACAGCGCCAG GTCCCCCGATctgaagcctctgcctttggcgcCTCCCACCACGTGGCCTACTTCGAGGCCTCAGCCAAACTGCGCCTCAATGTGGACGAGGCCTTTGAGCAGCTGGTGCGGGCTGTCCG GAAGTACCAGGAGCAGGAGCTCCCGCCCAGCCCACCCAGTGCCCCCAGGAAGAAAGACGGAGGCTGTCCCTGCGTCCTCCTCTAG